The Arachis duranensis cultivar V14167 chromosome 9, aradu.V14167.gnm2.J7QH, whole genome shotgun sequence genomic sequence taataagctatgattcacaacaacttcaaatatgcaaCATGATATAAGTGATGGAAGTGAATCAAGTGATCTACTAATTATGTTATAagttatgatgatgatgatgaggagatTGAATATGAAGACTAGTAAAtatgtaaaatttaaatattatatagttttattttttttattggtataTCAGctatcttatttattttagtataaagTCAATACTATTTCGTTAATATCTCAAACTTTGAGATACTCATTAAACTTGTATatgttaatttcaatttattaacaaaatagttCTAATATTGTTTTactcatttatttatttggaaGTTAATTGTTGATacatctttttatattttaataggtttatttagattattcaaattaataataatgaataaGACAATTTCCTGCAAATTAATCTACGGATAATTGCTTGCGGATTTTGTTACTAATACTATCGACGGATTTCGCCGTGAACAAAGtttcatcaatttttttcaataaatttgtaGATGTGGATTTTATTGTAAATTtagtttagaattttatttgtgaaaacATTACCTGTAGATTTTCTTGCAAATTCTATAATAGACTAGATAGGTAAATTGATCAAGATTAATACAAGATCACTTTGCTATTTCAAGAAGTGTTCTTGACTGTATAGAAAGTTAGCACTAATAACAGAATATGGTTATTcagttattttatgtttctattaCTCATCCATTAGCTGTATATATAACATCAAAGTATAAACCACGAGACAGATTTAACTTGTAACGTTGCTCATAATTTAATACACATTTTCTCAGTTTTTTTAACTGCATTTTTCTATCATTCATATCAGTTTCCTTTCATCCTAAATATAAAACTGAAATGTTTGTgatttatttgtgaattttgcTGCTAACCAATTATTTGTGAAATTTactgtaaaaattatttttgatgtttgttgttgattttgttaCTTGTAGATTTTGTTGTAGAAATTATCTACAATTTTTGCTACGGATATATAACTTGTGGAGTTTGTTACCACTTGTActtgttgggaataagacaccagagaatatcactatgtgaaaattgttacaatacatagacttctttctctctaacaccggcaTCCCAGTACATccacactctctcaaagcaaatatctaattacacctcacaacactctctaatcaaagagtatagagaaaaagaaaaatcagatacaagTTTAAAGTATTTTCGACTGGTgcaaaaacaaatggagaacttagcttcatatttatagcctagaccacccactccatttgctatcctaagcaatgtgggactaattcaaccaaatcctaacaatcTCCACCTTGATTGAAATAGTCACATATCTTCAGCTTTCATTGTCAACACCGACAATTCTTTGCTGCCATTGTTTATACCGACAATCATAATTCAGAGAACTATCATACTCCACCATGAAAGTATACTCACTTGGAATTAGACCACTCTAAGCATTTTGCCTTGGTACAGATCGAAACTTTGCTGAAAATTCATGGTGCAACTTCCAAATTGGCTTTTCCTAGAAGTTCTTCAGCCATCGACCTAACTCCGCCACACACCTTGCATCTCAACGCCAACCAATGCCCGTGTGCAATTGTGAACCCGATTGCCACAACTTATCCTTATCCATGGCAGTGCGGTAATACCATGAGGATACTTCTTATCTTCTACGCCTTGTGCAAACCTGATTGTATCAACACATCCTTGACTTGTATTTGCCACAagccaaaattgattcttccatcaaatttctctatttcaagCTTCATAGCACTTGAATATCCTGACATTGTTGCAACTGTATACTGGAATAGTATAACTCAACTGTAGACCGTGTACTAGGAAGGGTCCCCAGGAAAGAGAGGTGGGTCACaatggacacacttaaataccagGTCTTTTCTTAGCCAGAACCTTTCCAAACTGCATTCTCACAGTGTCACACTAccttccagcaacaacaacagcaacctCAAGCCACAGGACAAACCACCGAAccgaagctctgataccacttgttgggaataagacaccattcccccttgagaaaacacctttgacagagaaataaaatagacacaatcacaacacaagaatttaacgtgaaaactccaattaccggagaaaaaaccacggccgttgtcaaatgacaaccagagaatatcactatgtgaaaattgttacaacacatagacttctttctctctaacaccggcaccccagtatacccacactctctcaaagcaaatatctaactacacctcacaacactctctaatcaaagagtatagagaaaaagaaaaatcagatacaagcttaaagTATTTTCGACTGGTgcaaaaacaaatggagaacttaacttcatatttatagcctagaccacccactccatttgctatcctaagaaatatgggactaattcaaccaaatcctaacagTACTTGCTAATGTGGTACATGTGAAAAAACATCGTAAGTAAATTTACAACAAAGTTGTTTGATATTTCACAAAATTTGCTCAAATCTCGTGTGTTTCGCAGTAAAACTTGAAGGTAAATTATTTGCAAATTTAAAAATGCACAACAACTATTATCCACAAGTTAATATGTTGTGGATTTGAAGTCTAGCAAAAGTCTCGGTAAAAATCAGAAGAAACAAAATTAACTGTGAATTAAAAATGGATTATAtgtattttgttaaattatttaaccgTTACCGAGGATTGAAAATCAAAGTTCTTTGTTTTGGTCATGATGATTAAGTATTTTCCCGTCTATTTCTCTTTCATTTTGTTCCATTTAGTATTACGGGATGAGTCAAAGTATGTTCAATTATCTGTGCATGTGAATTATTTGGCTTAATGTAATATTaaacttttataaataaaagaataaagaataaaaggaaGATATATCACCATAACGTTGACATATGCACGTTACTGTTGATGATTGTTAATAACCTATTATTTATCAGTTATGTATGCATGTATGTCACGTATCGACCATAGGAAATTGGATAAGGTTCTGCTGCAAACATTTGCACAAAACCTTGAAATTAACATGTTGCTAAACTTGGAACAATTCTAATTCTAGTTTCCATAATTTATTTTGAGTTTTATAAATATCATTGTGAAATCAGGTCTcatgaataataatttaaaattaaatataaaatttgtcattttaatatttaattttaatttaacttaaattttatcttatgttaagttattttataaaaaaatattaaaaattcaacaaatttattatttttagtcaataattagtcaataatatttaaaatgtaaattaaaaatataatattaaattattagaataaaaaaattagactaataattaaaaatgttgGCAAAAACAACAAATTCTGATTCAACTTTTCTCACTCCAAAAACAATCTTGGAGATGCTCTTAAATTTCAACACTTGGTTTTGGAACATTAACATAGAAACTAAATTCAAAATACATGATTTTTTTCGGGTGTACTACAAATAATACACCAATTTATGACTCCACAATGATACATACAAGGAATTCAATAATAACTGACACCTAGACACAAAATGTAAtgaatatgaaaaacaacacaGAAATAATAATGGGAATGGGTGATGAAATGAGGAggataacacaaaatattttctcaAAGAAAATCTAGAGGGTCTGATATTATGTCTCTAGCCGCTTCCACCAAGAACACCCTTAAGCTTCTTGATCAATTCAGGGTCAAGGAAAGTAGTCTTTGCAATCAATGGAGTAGAGAAGTTGCTTGCAAACAAAGCAAAATCAAGAATCTGAAGTCCAGGATTGGGGCTActaaaaaaagcaaaagcaacGGCGCCTTTCTTTCCAGCAGCTACCTGAAAATGCAGCAAGCCTTGAGGGAAAATCATAAGCTCTCCTGTCTTAACTGTGGCTATATAAACCGAGTTCGCCGAAGAGACGAACCCGGCAGTTATATGGCCACTCTTCACAATTAGTAGCTCTGTGGCGCCAGGGTGGGAGTGAAGAGGAACCACACCACCCGGACCCAGGTCTAGCCTCAAGGCCGAGAGGCCGAGGCCGTTCAGGCCTGGGAATTGGGTGACAAATGCCGGCGTGACGGCGGCGTTTATGAGGTCAATGATTTTTCCGGGGACGGAGAGGCCGGTGTAGACGAAGTCGGAGGAGGTTACATTGGCTTCCGGCTTGCAGGGGAAACCTGCAGGGGTGTCTGATGCTGTGGTGTCTGCCACACAGAAGTCTTGGACTGATGCATGGGAAGTTGTGGATAAGAGAAGTGGGATGAGGAAGAGAATGGGAAGCATCTTTGCTTGGgtgtatgtttattttttaggtTCCTATGGAATTGTACGATTGGCTTGCCACATGATGGGGTTATATAGAACTATACAAGAGTCATGGGTGCAAGTTGGAGGGTAGAAAACCGTAGGGtggaaaaattttatcttatcttttaccATCAATATTCCATGGAATATAATGTCAATGTTACACGGCATCAAATATTATCACtactttattaataataatttatatttatatctataataattttacacgtaaaaatatataatttatatttattaaaatttatatatataaattaatataatttgtaataatattttttagaatttatatatataaaNNNNNNNNNNNNNNNNNNNNNNNNNNNNNNNNNNNNNNNNNNNNNNNNNNNNNNNNNNNNNNNNNNNNNNNNNNNNNNNNNNNNNNNNNNNNNNNNNNNNNNNNNNNNNNNNNNNNNNNNNNNNNNNNNNNNNNNNNNNNNNNNNNNNNNNNNNNNNNNNNNNNNNNNNNNNNNNNNNNNNNNNNNNNNNNNNNNNNNNNNNNNNNNNNNNNNNNNNNNNNtaaaaatactaaaaattgttAGTTTATAAGAGTTTCTCTCATATACAATTTTCTATTGTTAGATAACAGAGGGGGGTTAATCTATGGTAAACTCCAGGTACTGTTTAGTAttgatcttatttttttgttattataacgagtcaattttttttaaattaggataaaaaatttaaattttatatgatatatacagtaatttattaataagtgataaatttttaaataaagtttagaTCTATAGTAGATTAATACTTGGTTTAgataatgtaaaaaaattaaaaaaaatgtccaCAAACATATGTtcattttttctaataaataaataaattatttaattttaactagATAGTGAATGTATTAtaacatgaatttaattttgatgcaatattaaatattaatgtaaAGTAATTTTATACGTGTATctaattatagaatattttttcaataaaaataactattttttacaataattttataaataattatttagaaaaataaatataattatatgacTGTATAAAatgcattaaaattaatcagAATTTATTGATATCTAAATTAAAGGGTGaaagataaaaagaattttgcgGTTAAAATGGCTGGATACTGCATTTAACAATAATCAAGAGAAGATGATTTGAGTAAAAGTTGGTATAATGTACAAACAATAGAATGAAGCCGTCTCAATATGACAAATGTTTAACGAGAGCCACCCCATCATCAAATTGACATCCTTAGAAAGTGCATTCGTGGTGGTGATAAGGTCCCCACCTTGTAAAATCAGACAGAAATAAAAATCCCCTTTTTCCATAATCAAAGTATTTGGTGGGCAAAGATAGACACTAATTAATGAGTGACATTTTGGCTTATTTCATACTAATTTATGGTGCCTAGGTATGTTGCTAAGCTAATTCATCAAAGCGAGAATTTCACAGCAATCACTTGATTGGAGTTTTTTAATGCCAATattgagataaaataaaatacttcaTTCACACATGCAAAATTAACTACCACATAAATAAGTATTAtgtgtttttatatatttatacattttatttcatacttttttttataaaataatcaactattaaaataattaaaattatcctaatcgaataatcaaatattttataattgtaCAACAATCAAACATTTTCATAAatactatataaatatatattcttatataataactaattaataactacATTTTGATATTCATGTAAGATCGTTAATTAAGAAATAAGAGCTAAGAGCAAACgaaaataagtttaaaattttcaaataagggAATGTACTTATACATTAATGTTGGTTGGTGTTAAGGCtttacataaatatatagtcttaaactttttaaattattttatgcaTATTTTGTTAGTCTTGTACGTATGCTGTAGTGTAAGTGTCTATTAACGAACGAACCACGGTAGCATGAAtcatatatatgaattttgtaACATTAGCTAATTAGTTAATTATCCAATGAAGTTTAGTttactaaatataaatataattattggtATATATTTTTGAGTTGAtcgagagaagaaagaatatttTCTCTAAAGTTATGTagtatttctttattttagaaCTTAAATGGTCTTTCTCGCTGCAATtactttaatttgtttaataaaggttttatgttatatgtcataaaattatttttttatttaaatttaagttcacaaaaaaaaaaacaaataattatatatttgatatgtttgtttaaataaaaatatttttgaatttgtttaaattttttatatagactttttttatttgtcttaaatttttttttttaccaaaataacaagaatttaactctaaatttttaattataaaaattctgatattatgtaataaaatttgttattcGAAAAATTTAAAcggaaagaagaaagaattcgAATATCTCTAACATCATAATATTGTAATAAGTGGATCCCATAATTAAGTGAGAGATAATAAATAGTTGAAATAATGttttaaacatatataaaaaataaatatctatatCCATATCCATGTATATATTTGTTCCCATTGCTAAAACTTTTTTAGAACTATCACTACTTAGATATGATGCCGCATTAACATTTTTTGTCcacgaaaaaaaaatattagaaatttgtcacttTTATCTACTTTGTAAATTATTAGGAAACTGTTTTTATAGTGTTCATCTTTTTAGGTTATTTTTCTCAATAGTTAaatatttagttatattttataaaaatcaatATATTGTAGAAGTTATCGATTTATCAATCGAGAATCAATCTGTATCTCATCATGGTGGTGACAGTGTCATGTCAAAACAGGTAATTATCATGAAAATCTTGGTAGAAAAAAGCAATTAGtttccatatttatggagaagGGAGTAGATATTTTCAAGAGTGTTaagtcaatacaaataacagAGAATACAGATTGACTAGAAAGGGAAAGTAATTAAGAAAGGAGCGTGGTCCAAAGTCACATGGGAAGAAGAGGAGAATGGACATAAACAGACATTTTTTGACAGCTAAAAGCTTTGCTGTTTGTTTCAATGGGAACCAAGTGTTGAATGTGTGGATGTGAGGGGAAACCCCATCCTAACAagatatcatcatcatcatcccacTTTCACCACCTTTTGCGTAGCTTATGGGTAACAAAGGACTAAGATTCCAAAATTCCATAACCGTTTTGTCCTTAGTTAATAATTTTAGTGTGGATTTTAGGATTATTGTGCAAACACTGCTATTAAAAAGTTACAAGTCTTGGAGTTCATTAGCTATGTTAGGTAGTAATAATAAAGTTTAAGTACGATTTTAGATTTTAGTTTTTAAGATAGGAGTTGAAAATCTTTTTCGTTTTCAAccttttttgtttataaaattgttcctaaagtataatttaattttacaatcgtctttttttattaaaattttaatttttattaccaaattacccctaacaaaaaataaaaaaaaatggaaaacgGGGTaaggaaaagggaaagggagaaGGGAATCATGTTGGGGAGGGTTTCAGACTTTCaggaaagaagaggaaaaagggAAGATGGGGAAGAAAAGGGGAAGAGAATCTACCGTCGCTGCTCCTCACCACCAGATATCGCTGCTCCTGTTCCTTGTAAGCGTCGCATCGTCTGCCCAGTCCGAGTCAACCTCAACAAGCGTAATCTGCGTCGCTACTGCCCAGTCCCTCAACAAGCGTCACATCGTCGCCAAAGTCACTCTCGATCGCGCTCTCGCCCTCCTTGTTGCTGTCGTCGCAACGACGGCATCCTCCGCCAAGTCTTTTTCATCACCACCACCGATAATTTCCAATTTGCTCGGGTTCCAATTTTACTTCTATTTTTGGTTTTGTTAATCATATTATTAATCACATGTTTCTGATTATGACTTTGTTAATCacattgtttttaattttgattttttgttcttCTACTTCTGTTACTTCCACATCTAATTCTGTTTCTGTTTCTaattttgatgtttttgattttgctttTATTTCTAATTCTGCATCTGattctttattcttttaattttaatgtttctGTTACTTTTGTTTCtactttatttctatttttaattttgtttcaatttttgttttcaattctaCTTATACTTCTgctttattgttgttgctgaagaagaaaaaaaaaagagatggcttcattattttaacttttgattcattgttcttgttcttcattgtttttttttttatttattattgctgattttattgttgttgctggtGATTTTAATGTTGTTGCTATTAAtggaaaagaacaaaaaaaatagaaattaggtATTTTggtgaagatgaagaagaatatTTTAGGTCAAAAggtgattttaaaaataaattaaaccttaaggtattttagaaaaaaaaattcaatcgtAATAACTAGCCagaataaatagataaaaatatgtattaaagGATATCAACTATCCAAAAaaaggaattttttttaaatgatataaaaatataaaatttacacATGTAGTAGACAtgcgtgtatatatatatatatatatttgttactTACTTCTCTCGTATTTATAGCGGACGATTTTGTTATGAAATgtatatatatcactttttcttttgtaagtttttggagaaattctctttcctttcttctttttgttgagttttCGACAATTTATGCATGATGACACAAGAACAtctgaaaaaatattataatatatttatagaatATTTCAAATCATGAAATTCTTTAATAtattctataaaaaatttatttatatttaaaatttaattttacaatttataattattttaatatatttatagaattcaattcaatttattttgtttgggatgatttttaaatgaataaaattatattcttttaacaactttatctttgaaaaaataatttttattacacacttatttataaataaaaatatttttgacatttcaaatattaattttgagtattgtgagaattgatttgaaaatcaaaatttttttggtcTCATTTATAAATGATGAAAACATGAGTTGGATtctcaaataaattattaaaatcattcatttttaagaaaaataagaaaaagaatttcgttcttaaataaattctaatatttggtatttcaaacaagttttaagtatttaaaatttagaattcgcCAAATAttgctaaaaaataataacacttttctataaaaaaatatataagtatactaaaaaaattaaaaatagttcgATGTATTtcacatattatttttataagtaaATTGTTTTTTTAGTTGTATATGCAATGATGGACCAGAGACAAAAGTAAATTGAAAATAGTTTTTTAAGCTATTGTATAGCGATCTAAGATATTATAAAGTGTATAGTTGTAATTTTACGtaagaatattaaataaagaaagaatgattttgacttgtgaaaaaaattatagaatatattaaattattttataatcatttgggtatatttttgtttttttatatttatttgtgtatactttttttatttattttaagaaactaTAACATGACACTTttgtttaggtttaattattctcttattttttatagtttcactgaatttttaattaggtctatATACCATATCAGATTTTGTAACTAAGTTCTTACTGTGATAAAAACATtgaaattaacagaatattctgttaaactaTATAGAATATTCAATCAAGTATTAGGCATATTCGTTTTATTTAAcgaaatattctgttaattctaGTATTTTTGTCACAGTAggaacttaattacaaaatttaatataatatagagACTCGATTGAAAAGAAATACAAGGacttaattagaaatttagtaaaattacaaagacaataaaataattaaattttttgtttatttaaaaaaaattggttaagaATACTTTCAatgtattaatatattaaaatttttaaaactgattatttttattgttttagcaAAGGATACTTATTAACtaaatctattttattttttaaaaaaatgaggtATTCACCAAGGATAATAGTgactaatttcttttttatagaagcttttgaaagaaataaacaaataatcataaaatatgtTTTATTCTATCATTGGAAATTAATAATCaccatataattaaaaattgaggTGAACTATGGATGCATCATACATAACTTATATAGTTTTCTTTCTACTATATTCTCTAATCtaataaattaaagattaattcACCAtcaacttaaattttatttaaatatttactgttaactaataaatattgtatgcataaaataaaattagaactctcacatttaaataaattaaaaagttaatcACTAAACTAACACAAATTAATTGGTACTTCTCATAGTCTCAATAATTAGGGGTAGAAATAGGCCAGAAGTCAGGCTAAGCTTTACTCTTAACATGTCAGGTCTGTAATAGAATATATTGGTCTTAACTTGGCCTGTAATTTGGTATAGGCTTTTTAATGAATACTGAACCTGGCCTGTTGTTAAATCTGGCCTGTCCTAAAATCTGTCAATAGACctgtttttttaataataattaaatttaagatataatttaatttttaaaattataaaatataaaataataaatttatgaataatattgatacaaaatacacatatataattaaagagaCAAATAACTGAGTAGATAAAGGTAttattataagataaaaaacccaaattcaaatctttttaatagcATTTTTACTAGTATAATAAaactctctatatatatttgcaGGTTCAGGCCGACCTGATAGGTCcaataaattatttcaaaagcTTAAGCCTGACCTTTTAAAAAATAGAgacttttttaataatttgagGCCGGACCTATTTTCTATCAAGTCAAACTAAGCTAGACTACAAACCCCTGACAGACCGCCTGGCGTATTTTCACCTGTCTCATATATAGGTAACTAACAATAGTTAGGTACTTGGGTATATAGGCTAGCAATCTCATTTCAACTAATCAGACTCGATAAATAAGCCAATAAATGCATTCATCCAACTCCAGAGTATCCATTTGAGGAAGGTTCGGAGCAAAAGTAATTAAATGGATGAGACAGTAATTACCACAAGAAAACatagtatttttttgtataaaaaattataaaatatactaattttgttattaaataattttttaataaaagaaaaaattataaatttgacacATAAGTAGAGTAACAAAATGTTTTATTAACAAGAATGGATTTATTGGAAATCAAATAATATTGTGtagtaataatatatttaagacAAAAAAAGTTCGGtgacaattttttatttcttatttttttaatatttttgaacttttgtGTTCCAATGTTATGTTGCAAAATATTACCTTTTTGGTTACAAACACATGACATTTATTTTgtagcattttttttatatactagcagtatatatataa encodes the following:
- the LOC107464791 gene encoding germin-like protein subfamily 3 member 1, whose protein sequence is MLPILFLIPLLLSTTSHASVQDFCVADTTASDTPAGFPCKPEANVTSSDFVYTGLSVPGKIIDLINAAVTPAFVTQFPGLNGLGLSALRLDLGPGGVVPLHSHPGATELLIVKSGHITAGFVSSANSVYIATVKTGELMIFPQGLLHFQVAAGKKGAVAFAFFSSPNPGLQILDFALFASNFSTPLIAKTTFLDPELIKKLKGVLGGSG